The segment CTGCCACAGTTTGACGAAGATCGTGCAGCCCTCGGCCGAACTGGGGGTGTGGGATGTGGTGGGGGGATTGCGCACATAGGTGCCGGCGGGGAAATCGCCATGCTCATCCTGAAACACACCTTCCAGCACGATGAACTCTTCACCGCCCGTATGTGTGTGCGCCGAAAATGCGCTGCCGGGGGCATAACGGACGATGGTGGTGGCGCGTGCCACCTCGCCGCCGATACGGTCCAGCATACGCCGGTCCACGCCCTTCATGGGCGAGGCCTGCCATTCCAACTGGTCAGAGTGGACAATTACGGGACTGTCGAAATCTGCATTCAAGTTCATTGATCAATTCCTTGTCGTGAAGGCGCGCGTTTAACCCGCGATGGATGGCCGCTTGGCGACTTTTGCGCGCCAAGCCTGAAGGTGTTTTAGAGATTGCGGAATGTCTACTTTGGCAAAATCCGCAAAGGCCAGCCCCGCAAACGCCGTTATGTCTGCCGACGAAAAACGATCACCCGCAACATAGTCATTATCGGCCAAAACGCCATCGAGGTAAGCCATCGTCGTGGCTGCGACCTCTTTTTGCTTATTTCCCCATTCAGCGCATTGGTATGTCTCCAACTCGGCACCCAACCCTGGTGTCGCATGATGGAAATAGGCCCCGACAGCGTTCAGCAAGCCAGCCTCGGCGCGGGCGTTCATCATTGAAATATGCGCGCGTTGCTTCGGCGTTGTGCCGGTCAGGGAAGGGCCGTCATAGGCGCCGTCGATATATTCGATAATCGCATTGCACTGCGCGATGTGGGACCCGTCGTCCAGTTCGAGGCAGGGAACAGTCGCATCGGGGTTCATTGCTTTGAACGCGTCGGTGCGGTGCTCGCCGTTCATGACGTCTACGGCGATGAACTCCGCGTGATCGGAAACGCCTTTCTCGGCAAGCGCGATGCGCACGCGGGCCGGGTTTGGAAATCCTTCGATGTCGTAAATCTTCATGGGTATGTTCTCCTGAGTTTCATGTCTTGACCTATCAGTAGGTAGGCAGATTGCGCAAGTCACGAAATTGAGAGCACATGAAAGAGGGAAGGCTATGCAAGCATCCCGTCGTGTTTAGGTGCATACGCAAAACGGGCATGGGCGAATTTTATGAAAAGTAGCTGTCAGGCATCGGGCCCCGCCGAAAGTCGGGGTGCTGCCTTGACATGACCCATCGCACTCAGGCAAATGGGAAATGAATATTCATTACTCCAATGGTTCCGATTTGAAACGCCTAACGCCCGAAGCCACACAGGCAAAAATACGCACTGCACTTGTTGAGGAGGTTGCGAAACAGGGGATCGGTGCAACCTCGGTCGGGGCCGTTGCCAAACGCGCTGGCATGTCCGCTGGAACGATCTACCTGCACTTCGAGAATAAAGAAGATATGCTTCGGAAGGTCTTTCTTAAAATCAAGGCCGAAATTCATACCCTTATGATGTCTTCGGCGGGCGACCCTGACGCCAAATCCATGATCCGCAAAATGTGGTTTGATCTGTTCGGATTTGTGGCGGCCCATCCGATGGACTTTATGTTCGTCGAATATGCAGGCGCGGCGCAGATCCTGAGCAAAAAACAGGCGCGAAAAGTAGCGGATATGCAGGTTGAAATCGCAGCACTGATCCAGCGTGGCATAGATGAGGGCGCGATCGTGGGCATGCCCGTCTCGACGGTTACGACGCTGCTGATTGCCCCGGCAATGCAATTGGCCCGCGCAGGCGTTTTGGCCAGTGAACAACCTTCTGAAGAAACGCTTGGACTGGTGTTCGAGCGTGTTTGGCTGTCGGTCGCGGCAAAGCCTTTCTTTGGAAACTTACCCGACTGACAGTTCAAAAAGGACGTAAGACATGAAGAACACTCTAACCTCCCTCGCGCTCGCGACGGTTCTCGGATTTACCACCGCAACAACGGCATTGGCAGATGACATGACAGCGACACAGATCAAAAACGGCTATTTGGAACACGGCGCGCTGGCGCAATATCACCGTTGGTATCAGGTCTATGAACGCGCTGAAGGCGGGATCGACAATGCATTGGATATCCTTGCCGAAGACGTCGTTGTGACCTCGGGTTTGGGGGTTGCAAACGGGCATGAGCAATATGCGCAGAGGGTAAGCCAGCTTCCACAAAGCTGGCAAAATGCACACCACGTCCGCGATGTTCAGGTCAGCATCAATGATGACGGGTCAATGGCCCTGACCGCAGATATCACATACCTTAACGCGGGCCTTCTGGAGGATG is part of the Sulfitobacter geojensis genome and harbors:
- a CDS encoding TetR/AcrR family transcriptional regulator; translated protein: MNIHYSNGSDLKRLTPEATQAKIRTALVEEVAKQGIGATSVGAVAKRAGMSAGTIYLHFENKEDMLRKVFLKIKAEIHTLMMSSAGDPDAKSMIRKMWFDLFGFVAAHPMDFMFVEYAGAAQILSKKQARKVADMQVEIAALIQRGIDEGAIVGMPVSTVTTLLIAPAMQLARAGVLASEQPSEETLGLVFERVWLSVAAKPFFGNLPD
- a CDS encoding glutathione S-transferase family protein — translated: MKIYDIEGFPNPARVRIALAEKGVSDHAEFIAVDVMNGEHRTDAFKAMNPDATVPCLELDDGSHIAQCNAIIEYIDGAYDGPSLTGTTPKQRAHISMMNARAEAGLLNAVGAYFHHATPGLGAELETYQCAEWGNKQKEVAATTMAYLDGVLADNDYVAGDRFSSADITAFAGLAFADFAKVDIPQSLKHLQAWRAKVAKRPSIAG